The following DNA comes from Enterocloster bolteae.
TGATGGCATTGGCAACCTGGGCCATTCCGCTGGCCACCGGGCCATGGGATACCACCAGCACCCCAATTCTCCCCTCCTGGGCCATATCCTTTTTCTTGAATTTCCTGAAGTACATGGCCAGGAATGCCTTTTCCTCTTCCGGCAGGGTCAGATAATACTTTTTCTGTATTTCATCCACAGCATAGCAGGCAGCTTCATAATCCTCGTAAGACTGCTGGCGAATATTCTCCATGCCTGGGTACACCATACGCCCGTGACTGCGCATCCGCTCCATGGCCATGTTCAGATGAATGGCCAGAGGAAACACCACCTGTTCCTCCAGCCCGGGAAGCCGTTTCCTGGCCAGATCACAGATATCCCTCGTCATGCGCAGAATGTCGTCCCCCACAATAGAGGCAATCTCGTCCTCCCGTATACCCGACTTCTGGAATTCATGGATATGGCGCTGGAACCTTGACTCTATCTCGTCGGTGAGCTGGACTTCGATGTCCTGTTCCCTAAGGCCGTCCCTCAGCAGCTGGTCATACTTTTCCTCCAGGGATTCATATATGTTAAAGCCCTCCAAAAAGGTTTCCGTTCCTGATTTTCCTGCTGATTCCCCGGTATCATCGGGAAACACATAACAGTCGTCAGGGCACAGTTCCTTTATTTCTTTGGTAATCCGGTCAGGCACATAACCCTTCCTCAGGTTCTCCGTCAGGCTGGCGAATGATACGGTGATACGTCCGTCCTTTCTGGCCCGTCCTTCCAGAAACGCTTTGGCACAGCACACCTGTATATCCGATTTAAGCTGTCCCACATTGCCCGGACAGTCCCCGCCCAACAGACACCAGAGCGCCTGCTGCCTTATTTTTATCTGTTTCCCCAGACGTCTGGATTCCCACTGGAAAAACCGCAGGATAAACTGCAGCTTCTCTCCCGCCGGACGGTCCTTTAAGGAGGGAATTTCTATCACCATGGGAATCCTGCGCCTGAAGGTCAGAAGCAGGGAGCTCTGGGGATTTTCCGTGGTTGCGGCAATGACCATCACATGGCTTTCCCGCTGGGTATCCACTTCCCCCAGACGTCTGAACCTCCCCTTATCCATCAGATAAAAAAGGATCTCCTGGCCCTCCGGGGGCAGCCTGTGCACCTCATCCAGGAACAGAATTCCCCCATTGCACAGCTCCACTACCCCCTTTTTGTTGTCAGAAGCGCCGGTGAATGCCCCCTTGCTGTATCCGAAGAGCTGGGCCAGCAGAAGCTGGGGATTATCCGCATAATCCGCACAGTTAAACTCAAAGTAGGGAGCGTCCTTACCAAAATTTTCAGTACCGCAGGCATACTCATGCATGAGCTCCGCCAGAAAGCTTTTCCCCACGCCAGAAGGTCCGTATATAAGGCAGTGCAGCCCTCTGGGCGGATACAGCACGGCAGCCTGGGCACGGGTAATCTGAGTCTTCATGCTACCGTCAAACCCTACAAAAGCGCTGAACGCATTAGCCCTTTCATCCTCCGCCCCGGATTCCGCAGGTTCTTCATATTCCGCATGTTTCGCATATTCCGTATGTTTCGCTAAATCCGGTGCCAGACCGGCTCCCTCCTTCTCCTGGCAGTCGCCAAAAGGAGTCCATATCTCCAACAGTTCCTCCCGCAGCCTGCCTGCGGCATATTTTCCTATCCTGTAGCCGGCTTCCTCCAGCATCCTGGTAAGCCCGCGGTCCGACACGTCCGGATGTTCTGTCAGAATCCGCTTCATGTCCTCAAATATAACCGGCTTCCTCCGCTTCCTGGAATCAGGTATATGGTGCTCCCGGCGTACCGTGGTCACATCCTCCCTGAATACCTGCAGTCGGGACGCTATCTCCTCATCTGTCAGGGGATTCTTACTGTCCTCACCTTTTATGATTTGCAATATCCGTTCTTCCATGCGCGCATTCTCCCATACAATCATACAGCCTGTTTCAATGAGTATTATCATACCATCTTTTGATATGATTTACCACATGGCAATCCAGCCAGCTTCCCCTATTGGCAGTTGCTTACAAGGCGCTGCGCCAGACATTCTTCCAGAAACTCCATACAGTACTGTTCCAGATGCATCAGCCCTTCCTTTTCTATTGGAAAATGGCCCGCCCCCTTTAACAGCTTCATATCCTTGCTGCAATTCAGTCTGTCATAGAATATTCTGCTGAGACTGGCATCTGTCCATCTGTCATTTTCCGGGAGCACCAGAAGCACGGGACACCTGCTAAAGCGCTCCGGCTCCGGGTGGATATGAGGATTTAAAAGCGTGTGCAGAAATGCCACCGGCACCTTTGCCCCGGAAGAACGCCTGTCTCTCATCAGCACCTCAGCCAGTTCCTCATTGTTTACGATTGCCTTCATATTCCCCACCCACTTTATAGGCACTTTTATAAAGCCCAGCCATGCGGATACCTTTGATATGAGCCTGAGGCCGTGTTCTGCCATCCACCCGGAACTCACAACGTTTTTCCTGACCAACGGCTCTCTCTGGTCCAGAAGGCAGGTTGCTATCACTCCCTGAATCTCAGGCAGTCCGGATGCAGTCTGATATGCCAGGATTCCCCCTGCGCTGAGGCCGAACAGAAAGGTGGGCCTTATCTCCCTGGCCTGATAGTACATGACTATCTCGGCCGCGCAGTCCACCCAATCCTGGTATACCACCTTTCCGTAATACTCGGTCATTCCATAGAGGGGAAGGTCCGGACAGATTACCTCGTAACCCTGCTTCATGAGGGGTACTGCTATCAAAGACAGAAGCCTTCCGTTTCCCCCCACACCGTGAAACAGTATAACCCGCGCTTTTGCTTCTTTTACCCTGTAGTGGTCTATATGTATGCCAAACCTGCCTATTCCCACAAAATACTCATCCGGCCGCCAAACGCCGGTCAGCCGGTTTTCTTCCGGCAGGTATTCCTGTACTTTCTTCCAGTATCCATCTTTTCCGTAATACATGTGTGTCCCTCCGCTTTGCGTCATTACTGTTTTTAAGCCATGAGCCGGATAAAATGAACGGTACGGCAACGCAAAAAGACATAGCCCGCATTCTTATGAAAGATGCAGGTTATGCCTTGAATCTGCCGGTGCATAATCCTATATTGTTATAATCACAATCCTGGCTTCCGTCGCTGTCAGCGTCGTCCATCCTTATTCCAAGCTCCTCTTGCCAATCACTAAAATAGTTGTCTTTACATAGTTATGTTAAAGTTATATTGAAATCATTGTGTGAATGCAGATACCTCTGTATTATGCAGCATTATACGGGATGGGCGGCGGGTTGTCAACGGTATACACGGAATCTTAGCGGATTTTTAATATACGGAAATTTAACAGATTCTTGCCCCCACCCCCAAACAGAACCGTTCTGCTCCAAGGCTCAATCCCTTCCCATCCTGTCCTCATATACCTTCCGGTAATCCTCCACCATGCGTTCGTATTCCTTCCGTTCAAACTGCCACAAGGGAGAGCATATCCAGGTGATATTTTCCTCCCTCTGCATATAGGGCTTCGTATAGTTTCGCCTCCTGCGAATCATTTCTTCATCCCAATGTTCCGACACCCATTTCCTGTATTCAGGACTGTCAAATTGCTCACATGCTATGTTGTCCCCATATTCCTCCCAGTCCTGGTCCGAATATGCTTCCAGGCACAGGATACCAGACTGCTTCTCCATCCGGAA
Coding sequences within:
- a CDS encoding sigma 54-interacting transcriptional regulator, encoding MEERILQIIKGEDSKNPLTDEEIASRLQVFREDVTTVRREHHIPDSRKRRKPVIFEDMKRILTEHPDVSDRGLTRMLEEAGYRIGKYAAGRLREELLEIWTPFGDCQEKEGAGLAPDLAKHTEYAKHAEYEEPAESGAEDERANAFSAFVGFDGSMKTQITRAQAAVLYPPRGLHCLIYGPSGVGKSFLAELMHEYACGTENFGKDAPYFEFNCADYADNPQLLLAQLFGYSKGAFTGASDNKKGVVELCNGGILFLDEVHRLPPEGQEILFYLMDKGRFRRLGEVDTQRESHVMVIAATTENPQSSLLLTFRRRIPMVIEIPSLKDRPAGEKLQFILRFFQWESRRLGKQIKIRQQALWCLLGGDCPGNVGQLKSDIQVCCAKAFLEGRARKDGRITVSFASLTENLRKGYVPDRITKEIKELCPDDCYVFPDDTGESAGKSGTETFLEGFNIYESLEEKYDQLLRDGLREQDIEVQLTDEIESRFQRHIHEFQKSGIREDEIASIVGDDILRMTRDICDLARKRLPGLEEQVVFPLAIHLNMAMERMRSHGRMVYPGMENIRQQSYEDYEAACYAVDEIQKKYYLTLPEEEKAFLAMYFRKFKKKDMAQEGRIGVLVVSHGPVASGMAQVANAIMGTEHAVGVDMNLWDTPAQMAEKTVDMARRVNQGKGCIVLADMGSLLNVGQKIREETGMQVRVLPRTDTMMVVEAVRKTMWTDESLNEIADELDKIKLTGTREQSESRKKAILCLCITGQGAAVKLKEHLTERLKSNLAGTVVVTRGYIEDSSIDRIIANTEKEYEILAIVGTINPDSGTYPFISVSRVYSPEGIRQLRGILKRSAMFEENQLSEVISLGHIYIRTEAEFKDQIIDEAVGHMAEEGLVRQEFLLSVYKREGMMTTRLSQGIAIPHGDPGLVTKPVISVTKLDKPVLWDGVNTVDVIFVLAIQEDSRKYFEQLYQIISDESMVSAIRASRTREEIRNLLCKNTKSVN
- a CDS encoding alpha/beta hydrolase, with the protein product MYYGKDGYWKKVQEYLPEENRLTGVWRPDEYFVGIGRFGIHIDHYRVKEAKARVILFHGVGGNGRLLSLIAVPLMKQGYEVICPDLPLYGMTEYYGKVVYQDWVDCAAEIVMYYQAREIRPTFLFGLSAGGILAYQTASGLPEIQGVIATCLLDQREPLVRKNVVSSGWMAEHGLRLISKVSAWLGFIKVPIKWVGNMKAIVNNEELAEVLMRDRRSSGAKVPVAFLHTLLNPHIHPEPERFSRCPVLLVLPENDRWTDASLSRIFYDRLNCSKDMKLLKGAGHFPIEKEGLMHLEQYCMEFLEECLAQRLVSNCQ